The following proteins are co-located in the Pyrobaculum calidifontis JCM 11548 genome:
- a CDS encoding Lrp/AsnC family transcriptional regulator codes for MDEVDRKILMALQADGKKTLQELSEELGRPKTTLAARIKKLEEEGVILGYKAVVNPFALGYKLLAFVLVSVRRGASAESKPLQQAVAEKVLQECNGEGGMPFVEEAYIITGPYDLLFKVWARDVKQLSTFLVAYLASNPDIQRTETLIVLEIVDDWRRRVMPPSQPA; via the coding sequence ATGGACGAGGTAGACAGAAAGATATTGATGGCCCTTCAGGCTGACGGCAAGAAGACTCTGCAGGAGCTAAGCGAGGAGCTGGGTAGGCCTAAGACCACCCTGGCGGCGAGAATTAAGAAGCTGGAGGAGGAAGGCGTAATACTGGGCTACAAGGCGGTGGTCAACCCCTTCGCCCTCGGCTACAAGCTACTCGCCTTCGTCCTCGTCAGCGTTAGAAGAGGCGCCTCCGCCGAGTCAAAACCTCTCCAACAGGCAGTGGCGGAGAAGGTCTTACAGGAGTGCAACGGCGAAGGAGGCATGCCCTTCGTAGAAGAGGCCTACATAATAACGGGGCCCTACGACCTCTTATTCAAAGTCTGGGCGAGGGACGTGAAACAGCTCTCCACGTTCCTAGTGGCGTATCTGGCCTCCAACCCCGACATACAGCGCACCGAGACGCTGATCGTGCTAGAGATCGTGGATGACTGGCGTAGGCGCGTAATGCCGCCCTCACAGCCTGCCTAA
- a CDS encoding Lrp/AsnC family transcriptional regulator yields MEAVVFLNVDIGSEDRVMEQLAAIPEVKAVYFVYGPYDLVVKIEAPDIEKIRAVVREKVRKIDGIRSTTTLIVAKSHAK; encoded by the coding sequence ATGGAGGCCGTGGTGTTTTTAAACGTGGACATAGGGTCTGAGGATAGGGTAATGGAACAGCTCGCCGCAATACCGGAGGTCAAGGCGGTGTACTTCGTCTACGGGCCATACGACCTAGTGGTAAAAATTGAGGCGCCCGACATAGAGAAGATAAGGGCGGTGGTGAGAGAAAAGGTGAGGAAAATAGACGGCATTAGGTCCACCACAACCTTGATTGTGGCCAAGTCCCACGCGAAGTAG
- a CDS encoding class II glutamine amidotransferase: MCRFYIAKGPVDLSRALRLAAKYDPYAPGERKQHGDGWGYVAVLGRGYLYYRSEAPIWEDPTPIPMGEVVLAHARAASPGEPLGVQHAHPYMAYTPDGRLIFLAHNGSVDKKAIAQQLGLDPAPYTDSHILALYLAKHWDNPQAAVEKALPYVKTALNIAVVELPGPKAYAYTYYKGKGEYYPLYLLRLGVGKAVASSTLLRHVDADATKLEKGTFLQL; the protein is encoded by the coding sequence GTGTGTAGATTTTACATAGCCAAAGGGCCGGTAGACCTCTCCCGCGCGTTGAGGCTGGCGGCTAAGTACGACCCCTACGCCCCTGGTGAGCGGAAACAACATGGCGACGGCTGGGGATACGTGGCTGTGTTGGGCAGGGGCTACCTGTACTATAGGTCTGAGGCGCCCATATGGGAAGACCCAACCCCCATACCCATGGGAGAGGTGGTACTAGCCCACGCCCGCGCTGCATCGCCCGGCGAGCCCCTAGGCGTACAACATGCACACCCCTACATGGCGTATACGCCCGACGGGAGGCTCATCTTCCTCGCCCACAACGGGTCAGTGGACAAAAAGGCCATAGCACAACAACTAGGCCTAGACCCAGCCCCCTACACCGACAGCCACATCTTGGCCCTATACTTGGCCAAGCACTGGGACAATCCACAGGCCGCCGTGGAGAAGGCCCTGCCCTACGTAAAAACGGCGCTTAACATCGCCGTGGTAGAGCTCCCAGGCCCCAAGGCCTACGCCTACACCTACTACAAGGGGAAGGGGGAGTACTACCCGCTGTACTTGCTAAGGCTGGGAGTGGGGAAGGCGGTGGCGTCTTCCACTCTACTCAGACATGTAGACGCCGACGCCACAAAGCTAGAGAAGGGCACATTTCTACAACTCTAA
- a CDS encoding DUF973 family protein, giving the protein MESPELEGLKKLRTGFLIFIALEVVAVALVFTTVGAAIGVLGRGIDALSALMALLWVIVAAVVALAVVGLVAFLIYIRGGYGKLAQVDRGFGICRTGVTILIAGIVVALAGLLSIVPWAVELARTAISHPGQWRGLPPDFLLSPLLAAVGVAVVGGILALVGWILVFIVGAFKLSDKYKESLFQAAGILYIVDIVLLFLGLGGLLTLVGHILMYIGLGSAINKAVASAQPQAPSSATEKPTL; this is encoded by the coding sequence ATGGAGTCGCCGGAGTTGGAGGGCTTGAAAAAACTGCGCACAGGCTTCCTAATCTTCATAGCGCTTGAGGTAGTGGCGGTGGCCTTGGTCTTTACAACAGTAGGCGCGGCCATCGGCGTATTAGGCAGGGGAATAGACGCCCTCTCTGCCCTCATGGCGTTGCTGTGGGTCATAGTGGCGGCCGTGGTGGCCCTGGCCGTCGTGGGCCTCGTTGCCTTCCTCATATACATCAGAGGCGGCTATGGAAAACTGGCCCAGGTAGACCGCGGCTTTGGCATATGCCGCACGGGCGTCACCATATTAATCGCTGGCATCGTAGTGGCCCTGGCGGGGCTCCTCTCCATAGTTCCGTGGGCTGTGGAACTCGCGCGGACGGCGATCTCACACCCCGGGCAGTGGAGAGGCTTGCCGCCCGACTTTCTGCTATCCCCTCTGCTCGCGGCGGTGGGCGTGGCGGTCGTCGGCGGAATTTTGGCCCTAGTGGGCTGGATACTGGTGTTCATCGTCGGCGCGTTTAAACTGAGCGATAAGTACAAAGAGTCGCTGTTCCAAGCGGCGGGCATCCTCTACATCGTCGACATCGTCCTGCTCTTCTTGGGACTAGGCGGCCTCCTCACCCTGGTGGGCCACATACTAATGTACATAGGCCTTGGGTCAGCCATAAATAAGGCCGTGGCGTCTGCCCAGCCTCAAGCGCCCTCCTCGGCCACGGAGAAGCCCACGCTGTAG
- a CDS encoding molybdopterin molybdotransferase MoeA gives MRGFKQLTPIPEAQRAVLAALTHVPRAAAVPTPTAVGKYAAADVVAPADVPPFDRAAFDGYAVRSIDTLSASRTNPAMLKLVGKALPGRPHQGALGPGEAVEVATGAPLPPGADAVVPYEEAAAREGYVEVYRPVPQYYYVSRRGEDVVAGEVVIRRGRLIKPWDIGVLASLGIKEVPVYKITAAIISTGNELVELDDAPPPPGKIINSTRHVLEAMLREVGVEPHYMGIVPDDEDVIYERVREALREHDMVITTGGVSVGEPDHVVSAVSRLRPSVLVHGIAARPGRPNSAAVVEGKLIAMLSGFPVASIVGFEVFVKPAVLKMAGAAEEPRPVVKAVLTRRVTTPINVRSFVRVRVYRQGGRLYAEPLAVTGSGILSTLTRGNGLLIIPENREGYDEGDEVEVVLLGPIE, from the coding sequence GTGCGCGGCTTCAAGCAGCTCACCCCCATACCAGAGGCCCAAAGGGCCGTGCTGGCCGCCCTGACCCACGTCCCCAGAGCCGCCGCCGTGCCGACCCCCACCGCCGTGGGCAAATACGCCGCCGCAGACGTGGTGGCACCGGCGGACGTGCCCCCCTTTGACAGAGCTGCCTTCGACGGCTACGCGGTGAGGTCCATCGACACCCTAAGCGCGTCTAGGACAAACCCCGCTATGTTGAAGCTGGTGGGCAAGGCACTTCCGGGGCGCCCCCACCAAGGCGCATTGGGCCCCGGCGAGGCCGTAGAAGTGGCGACGGGCGCCCCCCTCCCTCCAGGCGCAGACGCCGTTGTGCCATACGAAGAGGCCGCCGCCAGGGAGGGATACGTGGAGGTGTACAGACCGGTCCCCCAGTACTACTACGTCTCGCGGCGGGGAGAAGACGTGGTGGCAGGCGAAGTGGTCATACGCAGAGGCCGGCTCATAAAGCCGTGGGACATCGGCGTGTTGGCCTCCCTAGGCATAAAAGAGGTGCCGGTCTACAAAATAACCGCGGCCATTATTTCCACAGGCAACGAGCTCGTGGAGTTGGACGACGCCCCACCGCCCCCCGGCAAGATCATAAACAGCACCCGCCACGTGCTAGAGGCCATGTTGAGGGAGGTGGGGGTGGAGCCCCACTACATGGGCATAGTCCCAGACGACGAAGACGTGATATACGAGAGAGTCAGAGAGGCGCTGAGGGAGCACGACATGGTCATAACCACGGGCGGCGTCTCCGTGGGAGAGCCAGACCACGTAGTCTCCGCGGTGTCGAGGCTGAGGCCCAGCGTCCTCGTCCACGGCATAGCGGCGAGGCCCGGGAGGCCCAACAGCGCCGCGGTAGTGGAGGGAAAGCTTATCGCAATGCTCTCGGGCTTCCCCGTGGCCTCCATCGTCGGGTTCGAGGTCTTTGTAAAACCCGCCGTCCTAAAAATGGCGGGGGCGGCGGAGGAGCCCCGCCCAGTAGTCAAGGCGGTTTTGACCAGGAGAGTCACCACCCCCATCAACGTGAGGAGCTTCGTCAGAGTCCGCGTCTATAGACAGGGCGGAAGACTCTACGCAGAGCCCCTAGCCGTGACTGGTAGCGGCATACTCTCCACATTGACGAGGGGAAACGGCCTCTTAATCATACCCGAAAACAGAGAGGGATACGACGAGGGCGACGAGGTGGAGGTAGTACTGTTGGGACCCATAGAGTAG
- a CDS encoding molybdopterin biosynthesis protein, with amino-acid sequence MKRVIFHDLVTLEQAVEALTKFAAPLGEEEVPLEEAYGRVLAKDVVSPVDVPPFDRSTVDGYAVVAESTYGASELTPVELRVVGRVEAGGWPRGEVGPGEAYEVATGAPLPRGANAVVMVEYTQERGGVVRVFRPVAPGENVMTAGSDISAGEVVLRRCTRLTAREVGVLAAVGMRKVAVVKRPVVAIISTGDELVSPGEPLGPGKLYDVNSYSLAAAVAEAGGVPLLFGVVRDVAEEYRGAIEAALSKADVVLISGGTSAGVADLTYRVLGELGDVLFHGVMVKPGKPTLAAVVGGKVVVGLPGYPSSALMIFHTVVRPFLLKLQCREPEPPAVYKARLAVSVEGAKGRRALYSAVLIARGGGYVAYPLYAESGAISVLARADGYFVVPETVEFMTEGEEVEVHLFERYRPAELYFIGSHDPHLDLVMAKWNVKAVYVGSMGGLMAVKRGEADIAGVHMLDPDTGAYNVPFVEKLGIRGVAVVGLYKREQGLIVQRGNPKGVTSVEDLLRPDVVIVNRPRGTGTRALLDLYLRQAAERLGQPFEELVKRIRGYTHEVKTHTAVAAAVAQGRADVGLGVRYAAEMYNLDFIPVGWEEYDLVARLEVLDKALKLAEEALRELPPGYSRYEYSGRIKHKA; translated from the coding sequence GTGAAGCGGGTAATATTCCACGACTTAGTCACCCTGGAGCAGGCGGTTGAGGCTTTGACAAAGTTCGCGGCGCCGCTTGGGGAGGAGGAGGTCCCGCTTGAGGAGGCCTACGGCCGGGTGTTGGCCAAAGACGTGGTGTCGCCTGTGGACGTCCCGCCGTTTGACCGCTCCACAGTGGACGGATACGCGGTAGTGGCCGAGTCCACCTACGGCGCCTCAGAGCTTACGCCAGTGGAACTGAGGGTCGTGGGGAGAGTGGAGGCGGGAGGGTGGCCGCGGGGCGAGGTGGGGCCTGGCGAGGCTTATGAAGTGGCCACGGGAGCCCCCCTTCCCAGGGGCGCCAACGCGGTGGTCATGGTGGAGTACACCCAGGAGAGGGGCGGCGTGGTGAGAGTGTTCCGCCCCGTGGCGCCGGGGGAGAACGTGATGACGGCGGGCTCCGACATCTCTGCGGGCGAGGTGGTGCTGAGGCGGTGCACTAGGCTCACCGCTAGGGAGGTCGGCGTCCTCGCCGCCGTCGGCATGAGGAAGGTGGCCGTGGTGAAGAGGCCGGTTGTGGCCATCATCTCCACGGGGGACGAGCTCGTGTCGCCGGGGGAGCCCCTCGGCCCGGGGAAGCTGTACGACGTGAACAGCTACTCTCTCGCCGCCGCTGTGGCCGAGGCGGGGGGCGTCCCACTGCTCTTCGGCGTCGTGCGAGACGTGGCTGAGGAGTACAGGGGGGCCATAGAGGCCGCCCTCTCTAAGGCCGACGTGGTGTTAATCAGCGGAGGCACCTCGGCGGGCGTGGCGGACTTGACCTACAGAGTGTTGGGCGAGTTGGGGGACGTCCTCTTCCACGGCGTAATGGTCAAGCCGGGCAAGCCCACCCTCGCCGCGGTGGTGGGGGGCAAGGTCGTGGTGGGGCTGCCGGGGTACCCGTCCTCCGCGCTCATGATCTTCCACACGGTGGTCAGGCCCTTCCTGCTGAAGTTACAGTGCAGAGAGCCGGAGCCCCCCGCCGTGTACAAGGCGAGGCTTGCCGTGTCTGTGGAGGGGGCCAAGGGGAGGCGAGCCCTCTACTCGGCCGTGCTCATTGCGAGGGGTGGGGGATATGTGGCATATCCACTGTACGCCGAGTCGGGGGCCATCTCCGTCCTCGCCAGAGCAGACGGCTACTTCGTAGTCCCCGAGACCGTTGAGTTCATGACAGAGGGGGAGGAGGTGGAGGTGCACCTCTTCGAGCGGTATAGGCCGGCCGAGCTCTACTTCATAGGTAGCCACGACCCGCACTTAGACTTAGTCATGGCCAAGTGGAATGTGAAAGCCGTGTATGTGGGGTCCATGGGCGGCCTCATGGCGGTGAAGCGCGGAGAGGCCGACATCGCCGGAGTCCACATGCTAGACCCCGACACGGGGGCCTACAACGTCCCCTTTGTGGAAAAGCTGGGCATTAGGGGGGTCGCGGTGGTGGGTCTATACAAGAGAGAGCAGGGCCTAATTGTGCAAAGGGGCAACCCCAAGGGGGTCACCTCCGTGGAAGACCTCTTGAGGCCAGACGTAGTCATTGTCAATAGGCCGAGGGGGACGGGGACGAGGGCCCTCCTCGACCTCTACCTTAGGCAAGCGGCCGAGAGGCTCGGCCAGCCCTTCGAGGAACTGGTGAAGAGGATAAGGGGCTACACCCACGAGGTGAAGACGCACACGGCGGTGGCCGCCGCGGTGGCCCAGGGCAGGGCAGACGTGGGCCTCGGCGTAAGATACGCCGCCGAGATGTACAACCTCGACTTTATACCAGTGGGGTGGGAGGAGTATGACCTAGTGGCAAGGCTAGAAGTATTAGACAAGGCCCTCAAATTAGCCGAAGAGGCCTTGCGTGAGCTACCCCCCGGCTACTCCCGCTACGAGTACTCCGGACGCATTAAGCACAAGGCCTAA
- a CDS encoding zinc metalloprotease HtpX — protein sequence MIPVFDPVALGLYMLGYLFMFVIAATVAPRVAGAVSGRLTLYGAMALTGVMIVLTTAFVIYLFVLVAAPTLATVSFLVGLIAFVVLMNLLTYVASPYIINASYGARPDPRLQQIVDEVAARLGAPFKLKAVVVDGPPNAFAYGNFLTGRYVAVTSGMLSLVDRRELEAVIGHEIGHHLHRDNAIMLLFGVLPSVVYYLGVTAVHMGLGSGNSRGGNAALLAVGVVAVLASFLIQLLVLAFSRLREYYADTAGAKAAGKEAMQFALAKIHKFYFMAPEARQAVSESKFRALFIYALVNAVANPFVTITRAEVEQIKRANYSALQEVFSTHPPIPKRLRFLDQLPL from the coding sequence ATGATACCGGTGTTTGACCCAGTGGCCCTCGGCTTATACATGCTGGGCTACCTGTTCATGTTCGTAATAGCCGCCACAGTGGCGCCCAGGGTGGCCGGCGCAGTGTCTGGGCGCCTCACCTTGTACGGCGCCATGGCGCTCACCGGCGTAATGATCGTTCTCACAACAGCCTTCGTCATCTACCTCTTCGTACTAGTGGCGGCGCCGACCTTGGCCACCGTCTCCTTCTTAGTGGGCCTAATAGCGTTCGTGGTGCTGATGAACTTGCTCACCTACGTCGCCTCGCCGTATATCATAAATGCCTCCTACGGCGCCAGGCCCGACCCCAGGCTTCAGCAGATAGTGGACGAGGTGGCGGCGAGGCTCGGCGCCCCATTTAAGCTAAAGGCCGTGGTGGTAGACGGGCCTCCCAACGCCTTTGCCTACGGCAACTTCTTGACTGGCCGCTATGTGGCAGTTACCAGCGGCATGCTCTCCCTCGTCGATAGGAGGGAGCTAGAGGCCGTCATTGGCCACGAGATTGGCCACCACCTCCACAGAGACAACGCCATAATGCTCCTATTCGGCGTACTGCCCTCCGTGGTTTACTACCTCGGCGTCACGGCGGTCCACATGGGTCTCGGCAGCGGTAACAGCAGAGGTGGCAACGCCGCGCTCCTCGCCGTGGGCGTAGTCGCCGTCTTGGCGTCCTTCCTGATACAGCTCTTGGTGCTGGCCTTCAGCCGCCTCCGCGAGTACTACGCAGACACCGCGGGGGCCAAGGCCGCTGGGAAAGAGGCCATGCAGTTCGCCCTGGCGAAGATACACAAGTTCTACTTCATGGCCCCCGAGGCGAGGCAGGCGGTGTCGGAGAGCAAATTCCGCGCCCTATTCATATACGCGCTGGTCAACGCGGTGGCCAACCCATTTGTGACCATTACGAGGGCAGAGGTGGAGCAGATAAAGAGGGCCAACTACTCAGCGCTACAGGAGGTGTTCTCAACGCACCCGCCGATACCTAAGCGGCTTAGATTCCTAGACCAGCTACCCCTCTAA
- a CDS encoding DUF6884 domain-containing protein gives MISVVANCTAKKLGRPAPARELYLGPSVARVVKAVDEARAWGAPVALYIISAKYGLLGEYDVVEPYDETLSGRPREELKRWAAERGVLEKLRKLAEASTLVLVLSKPYYTAVEEAACETGAYVIAPFKPNCGVWIRSGNFDKHIALRKLLKELSTPNPRSPTR, from the coding sequence ATGATCTCCGTCGTGGCGAACTGCACGGCGAAGAAGCTGGGCAGGCCGGCCCCCGCCCGGGAGCTGTACCTCGGGCCCTCTGTGGCGCGGGTGGTCAAGGCCGTGGACGAGGCCAGGGCCTGGGGCGCCCCCGTGGCTCTGTACATAATCTCAGCCAAATACGGCCTGCTGGGAGAGTACGACGTGGTGGAGCCATACGACGAGACGCTGTCCGGGAGACCTAGAGAAGAGCTGAAGAGGTGGGCCGCGGAGCGCGGCGTGTTGGAGAAGCTTAGAAAGCTGGCAGAGGCGTCCACCCTAGTCCTCGTCCTCTCTAAGCCGTACTACACCGCAGTAGAGGAAGCAGCGTGTGAGACCGGCGCGTATGTGATAGCACCCTTTAAGCCAAACTGCGGCGTGTGGATCCGGTCGGGAAACTTCGACAAACACATAGCGCTGAGAAAGTTGCTAAAGGAGCTCAGCACCCCCAACCCCCGCTCACCCACTCGCTGA
- a CDS encoding undecaprenyl-diphosphate phosphatase codes for MDWIAGLVLGVVQGVAEWLPISSKTQVMFASMWLLGLDPGVAYSLGLFLEAASVLAALIYFRHIYATALRGFLGHPEGRRWLAYFVMTTAVTGAVGVPLYVAVRKSMPAGAAGWLMAALGVAVMLNAFLLSRAKRAAGLKDFREITLRDMALVGLAQAIAVLPGVSRSGATTTTLLLLGYKPEEAFKASFALVPIAGLGAAVLSYAAEGGAVATATAALAMAVGVAVSLATIEALLRFAKSGRAALVNAVVGLIAVAGGLAALIRPV; via the coding sequence ATGGATTGGATCGCCGGGCTTGTCCTAGGCGTGGTGCAGGGGGTAGCCGAGTGGTTGCCCATCAGTAGCAAGACCCAGGTGATGTTCGCCTCCATGTGGCTACTCGGCCTAGACCCCGGCGTCGCATACTCGCTGGGGCTCTTCCTAGAGGCCGCGTCGGTGCTAGCCGCGTTGATATACTTCCGGCACATCTACGCAACAGCGCTTAGGGGCTTTCTGGGCCATCCAGAGGGAAGGCGCTGGCTGGCCTACTTCGTCATGACCACCGCTGTGACGGGGGCCGTGGGAGTCCCGCTGTACGTGGCGGTTAGAAAGTCCATGCCCGCGGGGGCCGCCGGGTGGCTCATGGCCGCGCTGGGGGTTGCCGTCATGTTAAACGCCTTTCTCCTATCAAGGGCGAAGAGGGCCGCCGGGCTGAAGGACTTTCGGGAGATTACTCTTAGAGACATGGCCCTAGTCGGCCTCGCCCAGGCAATCGCCGTCCTCCCCGGGGTGAGCAGATCTGGCGCAACCACTACCACGCTACTCCTCCTCGGCTACAAGCCGGAAGAGGCGTTCAAGGCCTCCTTCGCCCTAGTCCCCATAGCCGGGTTAGGCGCAGCGGTGCTCTCATACGCCGCCGAGGGAGGCGCAGTGGCCACTGCCACTGCGGCGCTGGCCATGGCGGTGGGCGTGGCGGTTAGCCTAGCCACGATAGAGGCCTTACTCAGATTTGCAAAAAGCGGGAGAGCCGCGCTGGTAAACGCCGTGGTGGGGCTCATCGCCGTGGCAGGCGGCTTAGCCGCGTTAATTAGACCAGTCTAA
- a CDS encoding Nramp family divalent metal transporter — protein sequence MGWNVLGPATVVSVAYVDPGNFGANIEAGMRFGLSLLWVVWLSGALSVVVQYAAGMVGVRKGAGIFDLVGRRWVAAPVGVAVVLATDMAEYMGVVLGLHFLFGLPYEAAAVVGFADVALLAALADRRSLFVKVIGAMVAAIAVSFLVELYLVKPDWAAVLRYSVTPTLSGEEALVAAAIVGATIMPHAVVLHSHLAVGQRREEHLRQTVVNLLGVAAINASILISSAYMLHGAEADVADVPKLLEPLYGPLSAYLFSLAMLLSGLSSSAVSVEFGLITARLLLGRPVSAWKARLAARAVNVAPAVLALTALGMTPLSVLVYTQFVLAAALPAVLAMLWACSKGAVGGAVRAVVGATALYAAALTALTILAGVRVGP from the coding sequence ATGGGTTGGAACGTCTTGGGGCCCGCCACCGTCGTCTCCGTGGCGTATGTAGATCCGGGGAACTTTGGGGCCAACATAGAGGCTGGGATGAGGTTTGGCCTTTCCCTGCTCTGGGTGGTGTGGCTCAGCGGCGCGTTGAGCGTGGTGGTGCAGTACGCCGCGGGCATGGTGGGGGTCAGGAAGGGGGCTGGTATCTTCGACCTAGTGGGGAGGAGGTGGGTCGCGGCGCCGGTGGGGGTGGCCGTGGTCTTGGCCACGGACATGGCCGAGTACATGGGGGTGGTCCTGGGGTTGCACTTCCTATTCGGCCTGCCCTACGAGGCCGCCGCCGTGGTGGGCTTTGCCGATGTGGCTCTGCTCGCCGCGCTCGCCGACAGGAGGAGCCTCTTCGTGAAAGTGATAGGCGCGATGGTGGCGGCCATAGCCGTGAGCTTCCTCGTAGAGCTCTACTTGGTCAAGCCCGACTGGGCCGCCGTCCTGCGGTACTCGGTGACTCCAACGCTCAGCGGCGAGGAGGCGCTGGTGGCCGCCGCCATCGTCGGCGCGACCATCATGCCGCACGCAGTTGTGCTCCACAGCCACTTGGCGGTGGGCCAGAGGCGGGAGGAACACCTGCGGCAGACCGTGGTCAACCTGCTCGGGGTCGCGGCCATAAACGCCTCAATCCTAATCTCCAGCGCGTACATGCTACACGGCGCCGAGGCCGACGTGGCCGACGTGCCCAAGTTGCTCGAGCCGCTCTACGGCCCCCTATCCGCCTACCTCTTCTCCCTAGCCATGTTGCTCTCCGGGCTCTCCTCCTCCGCCGTGTCTGTGGAGTTCGGCCTAATCACCGCCCGCCTCCTCCTGGGGAGGCCCGTGTCGGCTTGGAAGGCCAGGCTGGCGGCCAGGGCCGTAAACGTGGCGCCGGCGGTGCTCGCCCTCACGGCACTCGGCATGACCCCCCTATCCGTACTTGTATACACCCAGTTCGTCCTCGCCGCGGCGCTGCCAGCGGTGTTGGCCATGCTCTGGGCCTGCTCCAAGGGCGCAGTCGGCGGAGCCGTCAGGGCCGTGGTAGGCGCCACTGCCCTCTACGCCGCGGCTCTAACCGCGTTAACTATTTTAGCTGGCGTACGGGTTGGGCCGTGA
- a CDS encoding metal-dependent transcriptional regulator: MKGHEYLRYRPEHYLEAIHQLGPQATLTNVSKALGVKPSTARKMLLALERQGLVKYQGRGGIALTEEGLRRIRELDEVHRALAEFFKAIGVEEDLAEAEAEKLEHVIDRRVVEKMAKAAALLKALREFACPPAQRP, translated from the coding sequence GTGAAGGGCCACGAGTACCTCAGGTACAGGCCCGAGCACTACCTAGAGGCCATACACCAGCTGGGGCCCCAGGCCACTCTCACCAACGTCTCCAAGGCGCTGGGGGTCAAGCCCAGCACGGCCAGGAAGATGTTGCTGGCACTGGAGAGGCAGGGCCTCGTCAAGTACCAAGGCCGTGGGGGCATCGCCCTCACCGAGGAGGGGCTTCGGCGCATAAGAGAGCTGGACGAGGTGCACAGGGCGCTGGCAGAGTTCTTCAAGGCCATAGGAGTGGAGGAGGACCTCGCCGAGGCCGAGGCGGAGAAGCTTGAACACGTGATAGACCGCAGAGTGGTGGAGAAGATGGCCAAGGCCGCGGCTCTGCTAAAGGCGCTTAGGGAATTCGCCTGCCCCCCTGCCCAGCGCCCTTAG
- a CDS encoding phosphoribosylanthranilate isomerase, which produces MVLVKICGVARVEDAEALDGLVEYVGFIVEPTSPRSVRREALGALRGAVYKSTPVLVTASLSPREAVDLAAEFEIPVVQHHGGLTAADVDYAASRGVRLAPVAVYRPGVDLAEAVARLLALPHEYVLVDGEKGAAPRYEGGLKVLLSELRRVVHMGKVAVAGGVTPENAHLVAGLRPYMVDVASGVESAPGVKELGKVAALLRALGRGAGEFPKRL; this is translated from the coding sequence GTGGTTTTGGTGAAGATCTGCGGTGTTGCCAGGGTGGAGGATGCGGAGGCGTTGGACGGCTTGGTAGAGTACGTGGGGTTTATCGTGGAGCCTACTAGTCCGCGGTCGGTGCGGCGGGAGGCGCTTGGGGCGCTTAGGGGCGCCGTGTATAAGAGTACGCCTGTGCTCGTCACGGCGAGTCTGTCTCCCAGGGAGGCGGTGGACTTGGCGGCGGAGTTTGAGATCCCGGTGGTGCAGCACCACGGCGGCCTCACCGCGGCGGACGTCGACTACGCGGCTTCGCGGGGGGTGCGACTTGCCCCCGTGGCTGTGTACAGGCCGGGCGTCGACTTGGCCGAGGCGGTGGCCAGGCTTTTGGCCCTGCCCCACGAGTACGTCCTCGTGGACGGGGAGAAGGGGGCTGCGCCGCGCTACGAGGGTGGGCTCAAGGTACTCCTCTCCGAGCTTAGGCGGGTTGTGCACATGGGCAAAGTGGCAGTGGCAGGCGGGGTTACCCCCGAGAACGCCCACCTCGTGGCGGGGCTTAGGCCCTACATGGTGGACGTGGCCAGCGGCGTAGAGTCTGCGCCTGGGGTAAAGGAGTTGGGGAAGGTGGCGGCTCTCCTAAGGGCGCTGGGCAGGGGGGCAGGCGAATTCCCTAAGCGCCTTTAG